In Candidatus Cloacimonadota bacterium, the genomic window TTGTGCGGAGCGTGTGTCAGTGCTTGTCCTTTTGATGCGATCTTTATCAGGAAATATGGTCAGGAAGCAGTTGATAGAAAGCAATACAAAGGTGTCTGGGTTTTTGCAGAACAGAAAAATGATGAGATTGCTTCGGTTGTTTTTGAGCTTCTGGGCAAAGGAAAAGAACTAGCGGAACAAAGAGAAACCGAATTAACAGCTATTCTTCTTGGTCATAATATTTCCAATCTTACGGATGAATTATTTTTTCATGGAGCTGATAAAGTTATTGTTGTCGATGATCCTCACCTGGATAATTTTCTTGATCTGCCATATTCTTATGCACTTACAAATTTAGCAAAAAAATACAACCCTGAAATCATTATTTCCGGAGCAACTGTTTTTGGAAGATCATTTATTCCGAGAGTTGCAGTTGAATTGAAAACAGGTTTAACAGCAGATTGCACAGGTCTGGAAATCGATCAGGAGAACGGTGGACTGTTACAGACAAGACCTGCCTTTGGCGGAAATATCATGGCTACGATCGTCACTCCGAATCATCTTCCGCAAATGGCTACAGTTCGTCACAAAGTTATGGATACAGCCCATAGAGATGAAAATAGGAACGGAGAATTGATCATTGAGAAAATCGATTTCTCAAATTTTAAGGATAATTCTAAATACCTGGATTTTGTTCACGATGATACTCAAACCGTAAATTTGACAGAAG contains:
- a CDS encoding electron transfer flavoprotein subunit alpha; this encodes LCGACVSACPFDAIFIRKYGQEAVDRKQYKGVWVFAEQKNDEIASVVFELLGKGKELAEQRETELTAILLGHNISNLTDELFFHGADKVIVVDDPHLDNFLDLPYSYALTNLAKKYNPEIIISGATVFGRSFIPRVAVELKTGLTADCTGLEIDQENGGLLQTRPAFGGNIMATIVTPNHLPQMATVRHKVMDTAHRDENRNGELIIEKIDFSNFKDNSKYLDFVHDDTQTVNLTEADLVVAGGRGLKKKENFEMIEELAKSLEAAVAASRAAVDSEWISYPHQVGQTGKTIKPTIYLAIGISGAIQHLAGMQSSDYIIAINKDPDAPIFKVADLGIVGDIFEIVPQLTKKLNK